The sequence AAGAAATCAGGAGGATGTCCGGGAACTTCAGAAGCCCACCAGTAATAACCATATCCGTTACCCGGTTTATTGAAAAACAAACGACCCCAACTTTTATTCCTGTACAGATCATATCTTCCGGGAGTAAGGTCAGGACGTGTGGATTCTTCCAACCATCCCGCAGGAACAATTTGTTCCTTCTGCAGACGCCCGCGGTTCAGGCATAGAAGGCCAAACCGTGCCAAATCGATGGCCCGCATATTTAAGCCGCTTTCTCCTTTGCCCAGCATGTTTTTGCGTGAATCGCAGGTCAGGGCACCGTCAAATTCAGCCCCCATCGGCCACCAGATTTTCTCAGCCAGTTGCAGAGCCAGAGGCTTTCCGCTAACTTTTTCCAGTACCAGGCTGACAAGGACAGGATAAATATCATTGTAATGAAAACGGCGCGATACAGTATCAATCTGACTTTCCAGGGCTATTTTACGGGTATCCTGATGGAGGTATAACCTGAGATTATCCTTCCATGGGAGATAGCCTTCCGTAAACCTGACCCCCTGGTTCATGGCCAATAAATGCCTGAGGGTAATTCTTTCTCCTTCTCCATTCCAACGGAGTTCCGGGAGGTATTTTTCAACCGGTTCATCGAGCGACGGGAGGATGCCTTCACCAAGGGCAATTCCGGTCAGAACGGAAAGAAAGGATTTGGTAACCGAATATGTCCTGAAGTACGACTCTCTGCAATATCCGTTATAATACCTTTCGGTCAGTATTTTTTCGTTCTTCAGAACAAGAAAAGCCGTTGTTGCTGTCTTTTCCATGAGCCTGTCAACTGGTAATCTGGCAGGCTTCCCGGCTTCATGAAACTCAATAAGGGCAGGCGTGTGGACTTCGTGACGAGGCAAAGGCAGGACTTTATCTGACCTGGGAATAATCATGTAGGGGAAAAAGCGGTGTTCCTCCACATTGTGCACAAACCGGTTTTTTATAAGAAATGCTGCATACCTCAGCCAGAAATTGCGTTCGGGTAAATTCTGCGTTCCGGGTCGTACATCACAGTAACTCATCTGCAGTTCCTTTAGGTAACAGCCATGCGAAAATAAGGTTTTATTGGTGAAAAAAGCATTTCAGTCTGGAAGAAAAGGCCAACAGGTTAAAATATGAGCACCGGACAGAGTATTCAGATGGCAAAAAATTCATTCACAAACCTTTGTTTTCTAAACGGTTTGGAAAATGTATATCAGGCATCAACAACCTAAAGGTGCTGAAGAGAATACATTACCTTTCTTTCAGAAACTCAGCCAGGTTGATTTGCCAGGAAATTTTTTCTGTTCCGGTAAAATATAACCTGAGGGTAATGATATGGGGGTGGGTGATGCGGTAGGAATAGTTTTCCTTATCGTGGTCAAGCGTTGTGCCTCCCTGAATCCATGGATAGGAACCCGGCAGGTATATAAACACGGAATAAGGGTAGTCCTTAACCCCAAAGGAAGTTCCTGAAAGAATCTGTGTATCTTCATTCCATTCGGTATTTTCAAGTTCCAGGTACCCTTGCAGAATGTGCCGGTTTGTAGCAATTACCTTGGGTTTTTCGGGTAGTTCATGAATCGACAGAAGAGTGCATCCTGCCGGAGGAATCTGCAGGTCGAGTTCCCCGGAGAATTCGCCTTCCAGCCTTTCTTCCCAGAAATTAAAAGCAATATATTTTCTGGCAGGAT is a genomic window of Bacteroidales bacterium containing:
- a CDS encoding serine hydrolase, with product MSYCDVRPGTQNLPERNFWLRYAAFLIKNRFVHNVEEHRFFPYMIIPRSDKVLPLPRHEVHTPALIEFHEAGKPARLPVDRLMEKTATTAFLVLKNEKILTERYYNGYCRESYFRTYSVTKSFLSVLTGIALGEGILPSLDEPVEKYLPELRWNGEGERITLRHLLAMNQGVRFTEGYLPWKDNLRLYLHQDTRKIALESQIDTVSRRFHYNDIYPVLVSLVLEKVSGKPLALQLAEKIWWPMGAEFDGALTCDSRKNMLGKGESGLNMRAIDLARFGLLCLNRGRLQKEQIVPAGWLEESTRPDLTPGRYDLYRNKSWGRLFFNKPGNGYGYYWWASEVPGHPPDFFAFGIMGQILYISPRLNALAIRLGRGWNLRDWWPDVLRNYLERIS